In one Coccinella septempunctata chromosome 6, icCocSept1.1, whole genome shotgun sequence genomic region, the following are encoded:
- the LOC123314993 gene encoding surfeit locus protein 6 homolog produces MHLISDNPKNISISKIESLVVQENAFIKKLFAVTCMPSRNEDEKEEKYESMQKKQSANDKTRAKSLTELQERLNLMKGKNNISYKDKMLKKGIKNKLKKKTKSNERKMQKKLVDIGKVKTEEVKQEVNEKVAKPVFNSEGKMVFSKFDFSDIGNKEKKKGTTDPKKLLKKLEKQQEKIVNLKESGDFERATEVQEKTVWKNALAKASGEKVRDDPSLLKKSIKKREQKHKSSKKKWDARQEAVEKGKEERQKKRQENIDKRKKTKKINKLKAAAKKGKVIPGF; encoded by the exons ATGCATTTAATATCAGATAATCCAAAAAATATTAGTATTTCTAAAATTGAATCATTGGTGGTGCAAGAGAAtgctttcataaaaaaattattcgctGTTACTTGCATGCCTTCAAGAAATG AGGACGAAAAAGAAGAGAAATATGAAAGCATGCAGAAGAAACAAAGTGCCAATGATAAAACTAGAGCAAAATCTTTAACTGAATTGCAGGAACGTTTGAATCTCATGAAGGGTAAAAATAATATCAGCTATAAAGACAAGATGCTGAAGAAAGgaatcaaaaacaaattgaaaaaaaagactaAGAGCAATGAAAGAAAAATGCAGAAGAAGCTTGTCGACATTGGGAAAGTAAAAACTGAAGAAGTAAAACAAGAGGTCAATGAAAAAGTAGCGAAACCTGTTTTCAACAGTGAAGGGAAAATGGTGTTTTCCAAATTTGACTTCTCTGATATAGGAaataaagaaaagaaaaaaggtACAACTGATCCaaaaaaattacttaaaaaattagaaaaacaacaagaaaaaataGTCAACCTAAAAGAAAGTGGGGATTTTGAAAGAGCCACTGAAGTGCAGGAAAAAACAGTATGGAAAAATGCTTTGGCTAAAGCTAGTGGTGAAAAAGTTAGGGATGATCCATCTTTATTGAAGAAATCTATCAAAAAAAGAGAACAAAAACATAAATCTAGTAAAAAGAAGTGGGATGCTAGACAAGAAGCTGTAGAGAAAGGAAAGGAAGAGAGACAGAAAAAGAGACAAGAAAATATAGATAAACGGAAGAAAACTAAGAAAATTAATAAGTTGAAAGCAGCTGCAAAGAAAGGCAAGGTCATTCCTGGGTTTTAG
- the LOC123314991 gene encoding uncharacterized protein LOC123314991: MIDMDQESKQLLCHICGKRLSSVSTFNRHIKQVHLQEPLTGKDTKNIKCPLCEDKLKLSFGSHDQLVDHIEKIHFLTIIRSTLYFGNKEEFEAWRAVDNRNIDYAFQRGQKIKDDEYIYYNCNRSNTRGYDSKSNQRCSKAGGSIKISGLCPSRICAKITNSGVTVNYIETHAGHDDELRAKHLSKDQQEMLAEKLCAGVTKERILEDARILEEGKLTRMNILTRGDLSYIIRKFNINKQRHADDMTATALKVEELNCQDENTVFLFKQIGESHPQLQIEDFAIAFMNRTMERKLREFPKIICIDGTHGTNMRNFELTIVLVKDENNVGFPVSFLISNRLDQTIQNIFFRSLRERLGDYIKCEYIMTDDDAKYFNAWCQEMVKDEKPRRLLCTWHVIKNWNIQGRNKIKKIEIRKGMKYRMRHILKETDQTKFLELKEEYFKYLEEECEYDFLKYLQKHYFQSIERIMMWSHCYRINVGINTNMAIESLNKVIKYNKMKGKQNLRIEKLLDLLEDLVQDKMWKKIIDLERPNANSYQSRVGREAHIKAENEVKDKVIVLDSGEFKVFSTSVSGKFYIVKYNEMCDDECRTLYCDQCKVCIHKYQCQCPEYTIKTALCKHIHAVALAEKRSDFVVGPESDESPLCIDEPSTSRVRNQNEVDNFIEEITESQNTVSIDPSTKRETVLKDTFLKLKSLDDEEFYKMVEIINKTYNSSQAKKTQRVEKRKIEKQLYYPNKK, from the exons ATGATCGATATGGATCAAGAAAG TAAACAGCTTCTTTGTCACATATGTGGCAAAAGGTTATCCAGTGTGTCTACATTCAACCGCCATATAAAACAGGTGCACCTGCAAGAGCCACTTACAGGAAAGGACACGAAGAATATTAAATGTCCACTTTGTGAGGATAAACTTAAATTATCATTTGGAAGCCATGACCAGTTAGTGGATCatatagaaaaaattcattttttgactatTATACGATCAACTCTTTATTTTGGAAACAAAGAGGAATTTGAAGCTTGGAGAGCAGTTGACAATAGAAATATAGATTATGCCTTTCAAAGAGGTCAAAAGATCAAAGATGATGAGTACATATACTATAATTGCAATAGGAGTAATACAAGAG GATATGACAGTAAAAGTAACCAAAGATGTTCAAAAGCAGGAGGAAGCATTAAAATATCAGGATTATGTCCATCTAGAATTTGTGCTAAAATAACTAATTCTG GAGTAACAGTGAACTATATTGAAACACATGCTGGCCATGATGATGAACTCCGAGCCAAACATTTATCGAAGGATCAACAGGAAATGCTCGCTGAAAAATTATGTGCTGGTGTTACAAAAGAGAGAATACTTGAGGATGCGAGAATATTAGAGGAAGGGAAGCTCAccagaatgaatattttaacaagAGGAGATCTCTCATATATCattcgaaaattcaatataaacaaACAACGACATGCAGATGATATGACAGCAACAGCCTTAAAAGTGGAAGAATTGAACTGTCAAGATGAAAACACTGTTTTCTTATTCAAGCAGATAG gaGAAAGTCACCCTCAGCTgcaaattgaagattttgctATAGCTTTCATGAACAGGACTATGGAAAGAAAGCTGAGGGAATTCCCAAAAATTATTTGTATTGATGGCACTCATGGAACCAACATGAGGAATTTTGAATTGACTATTGTTTTAGTCAAAGATGAGAACAATGTTGGGTTCCCTGTATCCTTTTTGATTTCCAATCGTTTGGATCAGACGatccaaaacattttttttaggtCATTAAGGGAAAGACTTGGAGACTATATAAAATGTGAGTATATTATGACAGACGATGATGCCAAATATTTCAATGCATGGTGCCAAGAAATGGTGAAGGATGAGAAGCCAAGGCGTTTGCTTTGCACGTGGCATGTCATAAAAAACTGGAACATCCAAGggagaaataaaataaagaaaatagaAATCAGAAAAGGAATGAAATACAGAATGAGGCATATATTGAAAGAAACTGACCAAACCAAATTTCTAGAATTGAAAGAAGAGTACTTCAAATATTTGGAAGAAGAATGtgaatatgattttttgaaatatttacagAA ACACTATTTTCAGAGTATTGAAAGAATAATGATGTGGTCCCATTGCTACAGGATAAATGTTGGTATTAATACTAACATGGCTATTGAGAGCCTAAATAAAGTGataaaatacaataaaatgaagggaaagCAGAACCTACG aatagaAAAATTATTAGATTTATTAGAAGATCTAGTACAAGATAAaatgtggaaaaaaattattgatttggaGAGACCTAACGCCAATTCCTACCAAAGCAGAGTAGGTAGAGAAGCTCATATAAAGGCTGAAAATGAAGTAAAGGACAAAGTGATAGTATTAGATTCTGGTGAGTTTAAAGTTTTCTCGACTTCGGTAAGTGGAAAATTTTATATAGTTAAATATAACGAGATGTGTGACGATGAATGCAGAACCTTGTATTGTGACCAATGCAAAGTATGCATTCATAAGTATCAATGTCAGTGTCCAGAATACACTATCAAAACTGCATTGTGTAAACATATTCATGCAGTTGCTTTGGCCGAAAAGAGGAGCGATTTTGTTGTAGGTCCAGAGAGTGATGAATCTCCATTATGTATAGATGAGCCTTCGACTAGCAGAGTTCGAAATCAAAATGAAGTTGacaattttattgaagaaataacAGAATCTCAAAATACTGTTTCCATTGATCCTAGTACCAAGCGTGAG acTGTATTGAAAGATACATTCCTGAAATTAAAATCATTGGATGATGAAGAATTTTATAAGATGGTAGAGATTATCAATAAAACTTATAATAGTTCTCAAGCCAAAAAAACCCAAAGAGtagaaaaaaggaaaatagaaaAGCAATTATATTATCCTAACAAAAAGTAG